In a genomic window of Amycolatopsis japonica:
- a CDS encoding GtrA family protein: MVATDPKAGVTAAAPSSPGLLGQLIRFGLIGGFCALVDFGVYQGLRALGMDVTPWVDIARALSFIVGTTTAFFLNRKFTFAGGRQEGARQIGGFVLLYAVTFLVAVGVNRTMLHVLPESAWKATFGWVVSQATATVINFVMLKWVVFREPRATATSTEEN, encoded by the coding sequence GTGGTGGCGACCGACCCGAAAGCCGGCGTGACGGCAGCAGCGCCGTCCTCCCCTGGGCTGCTCGGGCAGCTCATCCGCTTCGGCCTCATCGGCGGTTTCTGCGCCCTGGTCGATTTCGGCGTCTACCAGGGGCTTCGTGCCCTCGGAATGGACGTGACGCCGTGGGTGGACATCGCCCGCGCGCTCAGCTTCATCGTGGGCACCACGACCGCCTTCTTCCTGAACCGCAAGTTCACCTTCGCCGGTGGACGTCAGGAGGGCGCGCGTCAGATCGGTGGCTTCGTGCTCTTGTACGCCGTGACGTTCCTCGTGGCCGTCGGCGTCAACCGCACGATGCTGCACGTCCTGCCGGAGTCGGCCTGGAAGGCCACCTTCGGTTGGGTCGTCTCGCAGGCAACCGCGACCGTGATCAACTTCGTCATGCTCAAGTGGGTCGTCTTCCGTGAGCCCCGCGCCACCGCCACCAGCACAGAGGAGAACTGA
- a CDS encoding GNAT family N-acetyltransferase, translating to MLAREATEADAGLLLAWRNDPRTRQASRSTAVITLDEHSAWLRGVLASPDRVLYVVELDGIPVGTVRFDREDEGVWEVSITLAPESRGRGLSASVLAEGERAFTTGHRVRVVTAAVHRDNAASAALFDRAGYAETAPAVDGFRKLRKTVS from the coding sequence GTGCTGGCTCGCGAGGCCACGGAGGCCGACGCCGGATTGCTGCTCGCTTGGCGGAACGATCCTCGTACCCGGCAGGCGTCCCGTTCGACCGCGGTGATCACGCTCGACGAGCATTCCGCGTGGCTGCGTGGGGTGCTGGCGTCGCCGGACAGGGTGCTGTACGTCGTCGAACTCGACGGGATCCCGGTCGGCACCGTCCGGTTCGACCGCGAGGACGAAGGGGTCTGGGAGGTCAGCATCACCCTCGCGCCGGAAAGCCGGGGCCGCGGCTTGTCGGCTTCGGTTCTGGCGGAGGGCGAGCGGGCCTTCACCACCGGTCACCGCGTGCGGGTGGTGACCGCGGCCGTGCACCGGGACAACGCGGCGTCGGCCGCGCTCTTCGACCGGGCCGGGTACGCCGAGACCGCGCCTGCCGTCGACGGTTTCCGGAAGCTGCGTAAGACTGTGTCCTGA
- the glfT1 gene encoding galactofuranosyltransferase GlfT1 yields the protein MTSETRQLPEGAVVGVVVTRHRRELLADSLKVIAAQTRPVDHLVVVDNGPDKSARDIVEDYPLPFTYLPSHRNLGGAGGFALGMLHALSLGADWIWLADDDGRPADENVLAILLEEAEKRDLAEISPVVSNIDAPDKLAFPLRRGLTWKRSSSELGVDFLPGIASLMNGALFRASTLDVVGVPDLRLFFRGDEVELHRRLVRSGLPFGTSLKTAYLHPDGSDEFKPMLGGRFHAQDPENEVKRYYTYRNRGYLLSQPGMRKIGALEVVRFGLYFVGVKRDPKAFLQWLKLVRQGRKEKFYRY from the coding sequence ATGACCAGCGAGACCCGGCAGTTACCCGAAGGCGCCGTCGTCGGCGTGGTCGTCACGCGCCATCGACGGGAACTGCTCGCGGACTCGCTCAAGGTGATCGCCGCGCAGACCCGGCCGGTCGACCACCTCGTCGTGGTCGACAACGGGCCGGACAAGTCGGCGCGGGACATCGTCGAGGACTACCCGCTTCCCTTCACGTACCTGCCTTCGCACCGCAACCTCGGCGGTGCGGGCGGGTTCGCGCTCGGCATGCTGCACGCGCTTTCCCTTGGCGCGGACTGGATCTGGCTGGCCGACGACGACGGCCGCCCCGCCGACGAGAACGTCCTCGCGATCCTGCTGGAGGAGGCCGAGAAGCGGGACCTGGCCGAGATCTCCCCGGTGGTGTCCAACATCGACGCTCCGGACAAACTCGCGTTCCCGTTGCGGCGCGGGCTGACCTGGAAGCGTTCGTCGTCGGAACTGGGCGTCGACTTCCTGCCGGGGATCGCCTCGCTGATGAACGGCGCGTTGTTCCGCGCGTCCACTTTGGACGTCGTCGGCGTGCCGGATCTGCGGCTGTTCTTCCGCGGTGACGAGGTCGAACTGCACCGGCGCCTGGTGCGTTCCGGGCTGCCGTTCGGCACCTCGCTCAAGACCGCGTACCTGCACCCGGACGGCTCGGACGAGTTCAAGCCGATGCTGGGCGGCCGGTTCCACGCGCAGGATCCGGAGAACGAGGTCAAGCGCTACTACACCTACCGAAACCGTGGATATCTGCTGTCCCAGCCGGGTATGCGCAAGATCGGCGCGCTCGAAGTGGTGCGGTTCGGCCTGTACTTCGTCGGCGTGAAGCGGGACCCGAAGGCCTTCCTGCAGTGGCTCAAGCTGGTCCGCCAGGGTCGCAAGGAGAAGTTCTACCGCTACTGA
- a CDS encoding acyl-CoA dehydrogenase family protein, whose amino-acid sequence MTDLVTRAQALADDLLFPAATEVDLKGEVPSSHFDALAAEGFYGLAAPKEAGGPGVDLPTIVQVLETLAGGCLSTMFTWIQHHGLVAALTTAGNAELRDRYLPRLVSGELKAGAAFAAVIPTPPRLRAERVEGGYLLDGEAPFVSGWGVIDLLQLCARDGDTVVSAIIDPVAGERLEARPLDLVAAQGTATVHLVFTRYFLPDDRVYGKIPHADFVAGNTFASRLNGCAPLGLAARAARLIEELGKADVAAGIRAEIDAARLRLDAALADPPSLPAARAAGAELAFRAAGALVAANGSTSVLAGRHPQRLVREATFLLVAASRPEIKTGLLELFSRN is encoded by the coding sequence ATGACGGATCTGGTCACCCGAGCCCAAGCCCTCGCCGATGATCTCCTCTTCCCCGCGGCCACCGAAGTCGACCTCAAGGGCGAAGTGCCCTCAAGCCACTTCGACGCTCTCGCCGCCGAAGGCTTCTACGGTCTCGCGGCGCCCAAGGAAGCCGGCGGTCCGGGCGTCGACCTCCCGACGATCGTCCAGGTCCTGGAGACCCTGGCGGGCGGCTGCCTCAGCACGATGTTCACCTGGATCCAGCACCACGGCCTGGTCGCGGCGCTCACGACGGCGGGCAACGCGGAACTGCGCGACCGCTATCTCCCGCGGCTGGTCAGCGGGGAGCTCAAGGCGGGCGCCGCGTTCGCCGCGGTGATCCCGACCCCGCCCAGGTTGCGCGCGGAACGCGTCGAGGGCGGCTACCTGCTCGACGGCGAGGCCCCGTTCGTCAGCGGCTGGGGCGTCATCGACCTGCTCCAGCTCTGCGCCCGCGACGGCGACACCGTCGTGAGCGCGATCATCGACCCGGTGGCGGGGGAGCGGCTGGAGGCCCGGCCGCTCGACCTCGTCGCGGCGCAGGGCACGGCCACCGTGCACCTCGTCTTCACCCGCTACTTCCTGCCCGACGACCGCGTCTACGGGAAGATCCCGCACGCCGATTTCGTCGCGGGCAACACTTTCGCCTCCCGGCTCAACGGCTGCGCGCCCCTCGGCCTCGCCGCCCGTGCCGCGCGGCTCATCGAGGAACTCGGGAAGGCCGACGTCGCCGCCGGGATCCGGGCCGAGATCGACGCCGCCCGGCTGCGGCTCGACGCGGCACTCGCCGATCCGCCGTCGCTGCCCGCGGCCAGGGCGGCGGGCGCGGAGCTCGCCTTCCGGGCCGCGGGCGCGCTGGTCGCGGCCAACGGCAGCACGTCGGTACTCGCCGGACGACACCCCCAGCGGCTCGTCCGGGAAGCCACCTTCCTGCTGGTCGCCGCCAGCCGTCCGGAGATCAAAACGGGACTGCTGGAGCTCTTCTCCCGGAACTAG
- a CDS encoding glycosyltransferase, whose translation MPGKAAVTGEAPSAMVSTVDDTRFAERTPQGRLTAQRGLYAGPAPIVSKDLYAELEWGTAVRERGGISIEPASKVSGNTYFGRFPASYWQRWTDVTEVQVEAVVTGDGQLSVGASDIEGDSRVVAAEVVAGAKQQKVTLTAKLDKFYDGGALWLDIETEGGQSLRVEKVRWTVEAPEKIRPTAVTICTMNRADDCLSNLQALAADVSSLETLDAIYVADQGTDLVESRDGFEQVAKDLGDKLHYIKQPNLGGAGGFTRGLYEVAGHTETEHANVLFMDDDVLLEPDLVIRMTAFSNRTVNPVIVGGQMLNLLHPNQLHVGAEYARLNTLEPGQPVTHSLSTADLLGVDEETLKPNRQERRLDAGYNGWWSCLIPYEVVKATGYPLPFFFQWDDAEYSYRARAHGFPTVTLPGAGVWHADFHWKDWDEWHRYFNLRNSIITAALHSPFNLNLLSRVLIAQLVRYLLGMQYGLSATLIKAVEDFLEGPEVLRDGGVAAMKEIRRIRDEYPETKRHKATDVPGIASNDIGIINSAPRPSMQRLVLIKRILDRVLGRSRHSLGAIPIDEAHWWHVATFDTAVVTDASQEGVRVRSYDRAKMFDLARRGAKVIQRLRKEGAAVQEQYKRSMPELTSRDNWKRLYEL comes from the coding sequence ATGCCCGGTAAAGCCGCCGTCACCGGAGAGGCCCCGAGCGCCATGGTGAGCACTGTCGACGACACCCGCTTCGCGGAACGCACCCCGCAGGGCCGTCTCACCGCGCAGCGCGGGCTCTACGCCGGCCCGGCCCCCATCGTCAGCAAGGACCTCTACGCCGAACTCGAATGGGGTACCGCCGTGCGCGAGCGCGGGGGCATCTCCATCGAGCCCGCGTCGAAGGTGTCCGGCAACACGTACTTCGGCCGGTTCCCCGCCAGCTACTGGCAGCGCTGGACCGACGTGACCGAGGTCCAGGTCGAGGCCGTCGTCACCGGTGACGGCCAGCTGTCCGTCGGTGCCTCCGACATCGAGGGCGACTCGCGGGTCGTCGCCGCCGAGGTCGTCGCGGGTGCGAAGCAGCAGAAGGTGACGCTCACCGCGAAGCTCGACAAGTTCTACGACGGCGGCGCGCTCTGGCTCGACATCGAGACCGAGGGCGGCCAGTCGCTGCGTGTCGAGAAGGTCCGCTGGACGGTCGAAGCGCCGGAGAAGATCCGCCCGACCGCGGTGACCATCTGCACGATGAACCGCGCCGACGACTGCCTGTCGAACCTGCAGGCGCTCGCCGCCGACGTCTCCTCGCTGGAGACGCTCGACGCGATCTACGTCGCCGACCAGGGCACCGACCTCGTCGAGTCGCGCGACGGCTTCGAGCAGGTCGCCAAGGACCTCGGCGACAAGCTGCACTACATCAAGCAGCCGAACCTCGGCGGTGCCGGCGGGTTCACCCGCGGCCTCTACGAGGTCGCCGGGCACACCGAGACCGAGCACGCGAACGTCCTGTTCATGGACGACGACGTGCTGCTGGAGCCGGATCTGGTGATCCGGATGACCGCGTTCTCCAACCGCACGGTCAACCCGGTCATCGTCGGCGGGCAGATGCTGAACCTGCTGCACCCGAACCAGCTGCACGTCGGCGCCGAATACGCCCGGCTGAACACGCTGGAGCCCGGCCAGCCGGTGACGCACTCGCTCTCGACCGCCGACCTGCTCGGCGTCGACGAGGAGACCCTCAAACCGAACCGCCAGGAACGCCGCCTCGACGCCGGGTACAACGGCTGGTGGTCGTGCCTGATCCCGTACGAGGTCGTCAAGGCCACGGGCTACCCGCTGCCGTTCTTCTTCCAGTGGGACGACGCGGAGTACAGCTACCGCGCCCGCGCGCACGGCTTCCCCACGGTCACCCTTCCGGGCGCCGGCGTCTGGCACGCCGACTTCCACTGGAAGGACTGGGACGAGTGGCACCGCTACTTCAACCTGCGGAACTCGATCATCACCGCCGCGCTGCACTCGCCGTTCAACCTGAACCTGCTCTCGCGCGTGCTCATCGCGCAGCTGGTCCGGTACCTGCTCGGCATGCAGTACGGCCTGTCCGCCACGCTGATCAAGGCCGTCGAGGACTTCCTCGAGGGGCCGGAGGTCCTGCGTGACGGCGGCGTCGCCGCGATGAAGGAGATCCGCCGGATCCGCGACGAGTACCCCGAGACCAAACGGCACAAGGCCACCGACGTCCCGGGTATCGCGTCGAACGACATCGGCATCATCAACAGCGCGCCGCGGCCCAGCATGCAGCGTCTGGTGCTGATCAAGCGGATCCTCGACCGGGTGCTCGGCCGCAGCCGTCACTCGCTCGGCGCGATCCCGATCGACGAGGCCCACTGGTGGCACGTCGCGACCTTCGACACCGCCGTCGTCACCGACGCTTCGCAGGAAGGCGTGCGGGTCCGCTCGTACGACCGCGCGAAGATGTTCGACCTGGCGCGCCGGGGCGCGAAGGTGATCCAGCGGCTCCGCAAGGAAGGCGCGGCGGTGCAGGAGCAGTACAAGCGCTCCATGCCCGAGCTGACCTCGCGGGACAACTGGAAGCGGCTTTACGAGCTGTAA
- a CDS encoding DegT/DnrJ/EryC1/StrS family aminotransferase, translating into MADFLPYGRQSVSDEDIAAVTEVLRGDWLTTGPAVTRFESDLAEHTGGTPAVAVTSGTAALHVAYAAAGIGPDDEVVTSPMTFVATAATAALLGGNVVFADVEADTGNLDPAAAAAAVTSRTKVVAAVDYAGHPAELDELGRIAHDNGALLLEDAAHSVGGSWQGRPVGSLADLTTFSFFPTKNLTTAEGGAVVAGSDELLARARGFRNHGLVRDKAAQRYPDEGAWHQEVHEFGLNYRLPDVLCALGSSQLRRLAEFKKRRAEIHARYTAALSSLDGVLTPAVREGADPVWHLYPLRVLEGRRRALFDHLRAKGIGVQVNYIPAYWHPVFEDLGYRRGMCPNAELYYGQELSLPLFPALTDADVDRVIDEVHGFFG; encoded by the coding sequence ATGGCTGACTTCCTGCCCTACGGCCGTCAGTCCGTTTCGGACGAGGACATCGCCGCCGTCACCGAGGTGCTGCGCGGCGACTGGCTGACCACCGGCCCCGCCGTCACGCGGTTCGAATCCGACCTCGCCGAGCACACCGGTGGCACGCCCGCGGTGGCCGTCACGTCGGGCACGGCCGCGTTGCACGTCGCGTACGCGGCAGCGGGGATCGGCCCTGACGACGAGGTCGTCACCTCGCCGATGACGTTCGTCGCCACCGCCGCGACGGCCGCGTTGCTCGGCGGCAACGTCGTGTTCGCCGACGTCGAGGCGGACACGGGCAACCTCGACCCGGCGGCGGCTGCGGCTGCCGTCACCTCGCGCACCAAGGTCGTCGCGGCCGTGGACTACGCCGGCCACCCGGCCGAGCTGGACGAGCTCGGTCGGATCGCGCACGACAACGGCGCGCTGCTGCTGGAGGACGCGGCGCATTCCGTCGGCGGAAGCTGGCAGGGCAGGCCGGTCGGCTCGCTCGCCGACCTCACGACGTTCTCCTTCTTCCCCACCAAGAACCTCACCACGGCCGAAGGCGGCGCGGTGGTCGCCGGTTCGGACGAACTGCTGGCGCGCGCCCGCGGTTTCCGCAACCACGGGCTGGTGCGGGACAAGGCGGCGCAGCGGTATCCGGACGAAGGCGCTTGGCACCAGGAGGTGCACGAGTTCGGCCTCAACTACCGCTTGCCGGATGTGTTGTGCGCCTTGGGAAGCAGCCAGCTGCGCAGGCTCGCGGAGTTCAAGAAGCGGCGCGCGGAGATCCACGCGCGCTACACCGCCGCACTGTCCTCATTGGACGGAGTGCTGACACCTGCCGTGCGCGAAGGCGCGGATCCGGTGTGGCACCTGTACCCGCTGCGAGTCCTCGAAGGACGTCGCCGTGCGCTGTTCGATCACTTGCGCGCCAAGGGAATCGGCGTGCAGGTCAACTACATCCCCGCCTACTGGCACCCGGTGTTCGAGGACCTCGGGTACCGGCGCGGGATGTGCCCGAACGCGGAGCTGTACTACGGCCAGGAGCTTTCGCTGCCGCTGTTCCCGGCGTTGACCGACGCCGACGTGGACCGCGTCATCGACGAGGTCCACGGCTTCTTCGGCTAG
- the wzt gene encoding galactan export ABC transporter ATP-binding subunit Wzt/RfbE, producing MVSIDVHNAYVDFPIFDAKTRSMKKKVLGKVGGKIGTETKVPIIEALHDVSLSLKEGDRVGLVGHNGAGKSTLLRLLSGIYEPTRGSARITGKIAPVFDLGIGMDPEISGLENIIIRGLFLGMTAKQMEARVDDIAEFTELGDYLQMPLRTYSTGMRVRLALGVVTSIDPEILILDEGIGAVDAAFLNKAKDRLKALVKRSGILVFASHSDEFLFELCDSAIWMDEGHVKQRGSLRDVLTGYKGRDPFENMSKETLERFGIEPEPVATTNGGQG from the coding sequence ATGGTCAGCATTGATGTGCACAACGCCTACGTCGACTTCCCCATTTTCGACGCGAAGACCCGCTCCATGAAGAAAAAGGTGCTGGGCAAGGTCGGCGGCAAGATCGGCACCGAGACCAAGGTGCCGATCATCGAGGCCCTCCACGACGTCTCCCTGTCGCTGAAAGAAGGCGACCGGGTCGGCCTCGTCGGCCACAACGGCGCCGGGAAGTCGACGCTGCTGCGGCTGCTGTCCGGCATCTACGAACCCACCCGTGGTTCGGCGCGGATCACCGGCAAGATCGCCCCGGTCTTCGACCTCGGCATCGGCATGGACCCGGAGATCTCCGGACTGGAGAACATCATCATCCGCGGCCTGTTCCTCGGGATGACCGCGAAGCAGATGGAAGCCCGGGTCGACGACATCGCGGAGTTCACCGAACTCGGCGACTACCTGCAGATGCCGCTGCGGACGTACTCGACCGGTATGCGGGTGCGCCTGGCGCTGGGCGTGGTCACCTCGATCGACCCGGAGATCCTGATCCTCGACGAGGGTATCGGCGCGGTCGACGCGGCGTTCCTCAACAAGGCCAAGGACCGACTGAAGGCGCTGGTCAAGCGCTCGGGGATCCTGGTGTTCGCCAGCCACTCGGACGAGTTCCTCTTCGAGCTCTGCGACTCCGCCATCTGGATGGACGAGGGGCACGTCAAGCAGCGCGGTTCGCTGCGCGACGTGCTCACCGGCTACAAGGGGCGCGACCCGTTCGAGAACATGAGCAAGGAGACGCTGGAGCGGTTCGGTATCGAACCCGAACCGGTGGCGACGACGAACGGTGGCCAAGGATGA
- a CDS encoding DUF3558 domain-containing protein, with amino-acid sequence MKKLLLVPLTAAAFVLAACSTEKPGTPSAAPSSPSQGGESTAPTTATGGADPASIDPCSLLGVTDLASYGTFKAPVPQNDAGARGCEFTKEAETAADAVSLGVDIRDKQGIDSVSDGGNGKTTGNVNGRKAVLVPKPPSGCLMALEIGASARADIVVVASDPEKSCGMAEKIADIVEPKLPKG; translated from the coding sequence ATGAAGAAGCTGCTCCTCGTACCGCTGACCGCGGCCGCGTTCGTGCTCGCGGCCTGTTCCACCGAAAAGCCGGGCACGCCCTCCGCGGCGCCGTCGTCGCCGTCGCAAGGCGGCGAGTCCACCGCCCCGACGACGGCCACCGGTGGCGCCGACCCCGCGTCGATCGATCCGTGCTCGCTCCTCGGCGTGACCGATCTCGCGTCGTATGGCACCTTCAAGGCGCCGGTTCCCCAGAACGACGCCGGTGCCCGTGGCTGCGAGTTCACCAAGGAGGCCGAGACGGCGGCGGACGCCGTCTCGCTCGGCGTCGACATCCGTGACAAGCAGGGCATCGACAGCGTCTCCGACGGCGGGAACGGCAAGACCACCGGCAACGTCAACGGCCGCAAAGCGGTACTCGTCCCGAAACCGCCCTCCGGCTGCCTGATGGCGCTCGAAATCGGCGCCTCGGCCCGGGCCGACATCGTGGTCGTCGCCTCGGATCCGGAGAAGTCGTGCGGGATGGCGGAAAAGATCGCCGACATCGTCGAACCGAAACTTCCGAAGGGCTAG
- the pseI gene encoding pseudaminic acid synthase encodes MSAQEVRIGAHRIGAGHPPFVIAEMSGNHNGELARALEIVDAIAETGAQAVKLQTYRPDTITIDVDAPAFRVSDSHSLWGGENLYKLYERAHTPWEWHEPLFERARARGLEIFSSPFDPTAVELLESLDAPAYKIASSEIVDLPLIELCAKTGKPLIISTGMASVAEIDAAVRTAREAGNDRLIVLGCTASYPASPSESNLRGLPVLAGVTGTLVGLSDHTPGIGAPLAAVALGAVAIEKHVTLARSDGGVDSEFSLEPAELAALVTESHRAWEALGAAVIGPRESEKEGLRLRRSLYVVEDVRAGDTVTRENVRSIRPAGGLAPAEIVNVLGRTFSSDVPKGTALTWGLI; translated from the coding sequence ATGTCAGCACAGGAAGTCCGGATCGGCGCGCACCGCATCGGGGCCGGGCATCCGCCGTTCGTCATCGCCGAAATGTCCGGTAACCACAACGGCGAGCTCGCCAGGGCGCTGGAGATCGTCGACGCGATCGCCGAAACCGGCGCGCAGGCGGTCAAACTGCAGACCTACCGGCCGGACACGATCACGATCGACGTCGACGCCCCCGCTTTCCGGGTGAGCGACTCGCATTCGCTGTGGGGCGGCGAGAACCTCTACAAGCTCTACGAGCGCGCCCACACGCCGTGGGAATGGCACGAGCCGCTGTTCGAACGCGCCCGCGCTCGCGGCCTGGAGATCTTCTCCAGCCCGTTCGACCCCACCGCCGTCGAACTGCTGGAGTCGCTGGACGCGCCCGCGTACAAGATCGCGTCGTCGGAGATCGTCGACCTGCCGCTGATCGAACTGTGCGCGAAAACCGGCAAGCCGCTGATCATCTCGACCGGGATGGCCAGCGTCGCCGAGATCGACGCGGCGGTCCGGACCGCGCGTGAGGCGGGCAATGACCGGCTGATCGTGCTCGGCTGCACCGCGAGCTACCCGGCGTCGCCCAGCGAGAGCAACCTGCGCGGCCTGCCCGTCCTGGCGGGCGTGACCGGGACGCTCGTCGGGCTGTCCGACCACACACCCGGCATCGGCGCCCCGCTCGCGGCCGTCGCGCTCGGTGCCGTCGCCATCGAGAAGCACGTGACGCTGGCCAGGAGCGACGGCGGCGTCGACTCGGAGTTCTCCCTGGAGCCCGCCGAACTGGCCGCGCTGGTCACCGAATCGCACCGTGCGTGGGAGGCGCTGGGCGCCGCCGTGATCGGGCCGCGCGAGAGCGAGAAGGAAGGACTGCGGCTGCGGCGTTCCCTTTACGTCGTCGAAGACGTGCGTGCCGGGGACACGGTGACGCGGGAGAACGTCCGCTCGATCCGGCCCGCCGGCGGGCTGGCCCCCGCCGAGATCGTGAACGTGCTCGGCCGCACCTTCTCGTCCGATGTCCCGAAGGGCACCGCGCTCACCTGGGGCCTGATCTAG
- the wzm gene encoding galactan export ABC transporter permease subunit Wzm/RfbD gives MHATSTVHAADGAAPTSVPPISDSKTFSRAFADIKTGFAAKELWGHLGWQDIKQRYRRSVIGPFWITISQGVIALGLGLLYSQLFGMPTSTFLPYISTGFIIWGFISGCLSEGMETFISNEGLIKQLPAPLSVYVLRTVWRQTLMLMHNLIVYVIVVSIFFTSLNHQYSLNTGNCNEGFSGICHPGIGWYSLTAIPGFFLLALNAGWVTLLLGIISTRYRDIPQVINSLIQLLFYMTPIVWPIDQLLAGGARAATSWALPFVHGNPLFHFIQIVRAPLIGQEVSINSWYVVLGITVVGWVLALVAMRNYRSRVSYWV, from the coding sequence GTGCATGCCACCAGCACGGTTCACGCCGCCGACGGTGCTGCTCCGACCTCGGTTCCGCCGATTTCGGACAGCAAGACCTTTTCGCGCGCGTTCGCCGACATCAAGACCGGTTTCGCCGCCAAAGAGCTGTGGGGACACCTCGGCTGGCAGGACATCAAGCAGCGCTACCGCCGCTCGGTGATCGGCCCGTTCTGGATCACCATCAGCCAGGGCGTCATCGCACTCGGCCTGGGGCTTCTGTACTCACAGTTGTTCGGCATGCCGACGTCGACGTTCCTGCCCTACATCAGCACGGGCTTCATCATCTGGGGCTTCATCAGCGGCTGCCTGTCCGAGGGCATGGAGACCTTCATCTCCAACGAGGGGCTGATCAAACAGCTCCCGGCGCCGCTTTCGGTCTACGTGCTGCGCACGGTGTGGCGTCAGACCCTGATGCTGATGCACAACCTGATCGTCTACGTCATCGTGGTCTCGATCTTCTTCACTTCGCTCAATCACCAGTACTCGCTGAACACCGGCAACTGCAACGAGGGCTTCTCCGGCATCTGCCACCCCGGCATCGGCTGGTACTCGCTGACCGCGATCCCCGGTTTCTTCCTGCTCGCCTTGAACGCCGGCTGGGTCACCCTGCTGCTGGGCATCATCTCGACCCGCTACCGCGACATCCCGCAGGTGATCAACTCGCTCATCCAGCTGCTCTTCTACATGACGCCGATCGTCTGGCCGATCGACCAGCTGCTGGCGGGAGGCGCGCGGGCCGCGACCTCGTGGGCCCTGCCGTTCGTCCACGGCAACCCGTTGTTCCACTTCATCCAGATCGTGCGCGCACCACTGATCGGGCAAGAAGTCAGCATCAACAGCTGGTACGTGGTGCTCGGCATCACCGTCGTCGGCTGGGTCCTCGCGCTGGTCGCGATGCGCAATTACCGTTCCCGCGTCTCTTATTGGGTGTGA
- a CDS encoding ESX secretion-associated protein EspG — protein sequence MPHSFSLSLAAVDILLEHGRFGPAPVPFEIPHIGTTTDQRAMVREAVFRDLEGRGLMRGGRLDADVELAIATFADPQLAVWAVAQMDKDKQLLARAATNGQFAVVVRQDENLLVFEETRPTAIVASIVDLLPLTPAGPGQSVTIAKPASAPKRPRNDDTYDPFAKVSGPRSHGSNPQLRHVERIFEKPKTRVGQFSVFIRGGQVFPPLAWFDTEAGRFMMTSRQAADGQSWLTYAPADNARIAQQLYAQLEGQF from the coding sequence ATGCCGCATTCGTTCTCGTTGTCGCTGGCGGCGGTGGACATCCTGCTCGAACACGGCCGGTTCGGGCCGGCGCCCGTCCCGTTCGAGATCCCGCACATCGGCACGACGACCGATCAGCGCGCGATGGTGCGCGAGGCCGTCTTCCGTGACCTCGAAGGCCGTGGCCTGATGCGCGGCGGCAGGCTCGACGCCGACGTCGAACTCGCGATCGCGACCTTCGCCGACCCGCAGCTCGCCGTCTGGGCGGTCGCGCAGATGGACAAGGACAAGCAGCTGCTCGCGAGGGCGGCGACGAACGGGCAGTTCGCGGTCGTCGTGCGCCAGGACGAGAACCTGCTCGTGTTCGAGGAGACCAGGCCGACCGCGATCGTCGCGTCGATCGTCGACCTGCTGCCGCTCACCCCGGCAGGCCCCGGTCAGTCGGTCACCATCGCGAAGCCGGCGAGCGCGCCGAAGCGCCCTCGAAACGACGACACGTACGACCCCTTCGCCAAGGTCAGCGGGCCGCGGTCGCACGGGTCGAACCCGCAGCTGCGGCACGTGGAGCGGATCTTCGAGAAGCCGAAGACGCGAGTGGGCCAGTTCAGCGTGTTCATCCGCGGTGGCCAGGTCTTCCCGCCGCTGGCGTGGTTCGACACCGAAGCGGGCCGCTTCATGATGACTTCGCGCCAGGCGGCCGACGGGCAAAGCTGGCTGACCTACGCTCCCGCCGACAACGCGAGGATCGCTCAGCAGCTGTATGCCCAGCTCGAAGGGCAGTTCTGA